The Brasilonema sennae CENA114 genome includes a region encoding these proteins:
- the tatC gene encoding twin-arginine translocase subunit TatC has protein sequence MTPPQNVDTTTPYSVDFEPNGDSKPEIDPIDPLDELPSEVEMSIFDHLEELRQRIFYSLIAVVVGVVGCFIAVKPIVQLLEVPAQGVKFLQLAPGEYFFVSMKVAGYSGLVLSSPFVLYQVIQFVLPGLTRRERRLLGPVVLGSSFLFAGGLAFAYLLLVPAALKFFISYGADVVEQLWSIDKYFEFVLLLLFSTGLAFQIPIIQVLLGALGIVSSGQMLSGWRYVIMGAVVLGAILTPSTDPFTQSLLAGAVLGLYFGGIGLVKLVGK, from the coding sequence ATGACACCTCCACAAAACGTAGACACAACAACACCATACAGTGTTGACTTTGAACCAAATGGTGACTCAAAACCAGAAATAGATCCTATCGATCCTCTTGACGAGTTGCCAAGTGAAGTCGAAATGTCAATTTTCGATCACTTAGAAGAGTTACGACAACGAATTTTTTACTCGCTCATTGCTGTAGTAGTGGGTGTTGTTGGCTGTTTTATTGCCGTTAAGCCGATTGTTCAGCTGCTAGAAGTACCAGCACAGGGAGTAAAATTTCTGCAACTGGCTCCCGGAGAATATTTCTTTGTTTCAATGAAAGTTGCAGGCTACAGTGGGTTGGTTTTGTCTAGCCCGTTTGTGCTATACCAAGTTATCCAGTTTGTTCTCCCTGGATTGACTCGTCGCGAACGTCGCTTGCTGGGACCTGTGGTTTTGGGATCGAGTTTTTTGTTTGCGGGAGGGTTAGCCTTTGCGTATCTTTTATTGGTACCAGCTGCTTTGAAATTTTTCATCAGCTACGGTGCTGATGTTGTGGAACAATTATGGTCGATTGACAAATATTTTGAATTTGTCTTGTTGCTGCTGTTTAGTACTGGGTTAGCATTTCAAATTCCGATTATCCAAGTCTTACTTGGTGCTTTGGGAATTGTCTCTTCTGGACAAATGCTTTCTGGTTGGCGCTACGTTATTATGGGCGCGGTGGTTTTAGGAGCAATTCTGACACCTTCAACTGATCCCTTTACTCAAAGTCTCTTAGCAGGAGCAGTTTTGGGACTTTACTTTGGTGGTATTGGTTTGGTTAAATTGGTTGGGAAATGA
- a CDS encoding YeiH family protein, translating to MKRSLITKKLSSLTSDQKLLYRKIVFILAAGFCLTPWASPPIALMLGIFLALTHENPFHRISRPASKYLLEASVIMLGFGMNLAVVLKAGASGALFAVGSISATFILGYFLGKWLKIPIKASGLISAGTAICGGSAIAAVSSVINAAQSEISVAMGTVFVLNAVALFVFPPLGHVLHLTQTQFGTWAGVAIHDISSVVGAASHYGQSALYTATAVKLSRALWIIPISIAASYIFQHQNKKSGESVQHKPQVPWFIGLFLLASIARTFIPQVASWSPIVTHISEAGLTLTLFLIGAGLSRRMLKAVGWKPMLQGVVLWIFISATSLGVIMLVVR from the coding sequence ATGAAGCGAAGTCTGATCACAAAAAAATTATCCTCACTCACTAGCGATCAAAAACTCCTGTATCGAAAAATTGTCTTTATCCTAGCTGCTGGATTTTGTCTGACTCCTTGGGCTTCACCACCAATAGCGCTGATGTTAGGAATTTTCTTGGCGCTGACTCACGAGAATCCATTTCACAGAATTAGCCGCCCAGCATCTAAATATTTACTAGAAGCATCTGTAATTATGCTGGGGTTTGGCATGAACCTAGCCGTTGTGTTGAAAGCAGGGGCAAGCGGTGCTTTGTTTGCTGTGGGTAGCATCAGTGCTACTTTCATTCTTGGCTATTTCTTAGGAAAGTGGTTGAAGATTCCCATTAAAGCTTCTGGCTTGATTTCAGCGGGAACTGCGATTTGTGGTGGGAGTGCGATTGCCGCAGTCAGTTCAGTCATCAACGCAGCACAAAGCGAGATTTCGGTAGCAATGGGGACAGTTTTTGTTCTGAATGCCGTGGCTTTGTTTGTGTTTCCACCTTTAGGACATGTGCTGCACTTAACGCAGACACAGTTTGGAACCTGGGCTGGTGTAGCAATTCATGATATTTCTAGTGTGGTAGGTGCAGCATCACACTATGGTCAAAGTGCGCTGTATACAGCCACAGCCGTTAAACTCTCGCGCGCTTTGTGGATTATACCTATCTCAATAGCAGCAAGTTATATATTCCAACATCAGAATAAAAAGTCAGGGGAGAGTGTGCAACATAAACCCCAAGTACCCTGGTTTATTGGTTTGTTTCTCCTTGCTTCGATAGCGCGGACGTTTATCCCGCAGGTTGCTTCTTGGTCGCCTATAGTAACACACATCTCGGAAGCAGGTTTGACACTAACGCTATTTTTGATTGGTGCGGGTTTATCTCGACGGATGTTGAAAGCGGTTGGTTGGAAACCGATGCTTCAGGGTGTAGTGCTGTGGATATTTATTAGCGCTACTTCCCTGGGTGTGATTATGTTAGTCGTGCGCTAG
- a CDS encoding DUF305 domain-containing protein — protein MSFNLPFLFLLSIGIPVASMIMPHHTLANQAYDQAMSSMHTQMQHVQMNGNPDADFAAMMIPHHQGAIEMAKVELQYGTDPRLRRLAQEIIVTQQSEIELMQLSLKHPQSPMPSSSK, from the coding sequence ATGTCTTTCAATCTACCTTTTTTATTTTTATTATCAATTGGCATCCCAGTAGCGTCGATGATAATGCCACATCACACTCTTGCAAATCAGGCTTACGATCAAGCGATGTCCTCTATGCATACACAAATGCAGCATGTGCAGATGAATGGCAATCCTGATGCTGATTTTGCAGCCATGATGATTCCGCATCACCAAGGAGCCATTGAGATGGCAAAGGTTGAGTTGCAGTACGGGACAGATCCCCGTCTGCGACGACTAGCGCAAGAGATTATTGTCACTCAACAGTCAGAAATTGAACTGATGCAGCTATCGCTCAAGCATCCACAATCACCCATGCCTTCATCGTCAAAATAA